In a single window of the Mauremys reevesii isolate NIE-2019 linkage group 3, ASM1616193v1, whole genome shotgun sequence genome:
- the LOC120401615 gene encoding histone H4-like — translation MSGLGKGGKGLGKRGAKRHRKVLRDNIQGITKPAIHRLARCGGVKRISGLIYEETRGVLKVFLENVIRDAVTYTEHAKQKTVMAMEVVYALKRQGRTLYGFGS, via the coding sequence ATGTCTGGTCTCGGTAAGGGTGGTAAAGGCTTGGGGAAGCGGGGTGCCAAGCGCCATCGTAAAGTGCTTCGGGATAACATCCAAGGTATTACCAAGCCAGCGATTCATCGCTTGGCTCGATGCGGGGGGGTAAAGCGTATTTCGGGCTTGATCTACGAAGAGACCCGGGGAGTGCTGAAGGTGTTCTTGGAGAACGTGATCCGCGATGCTGTCACTTACACTGAACATGCCAAGCAAAAGACTGTAATGGCTATGGAggtggtttatgccctgaagcgccagggcCGTACTCTCTATGGTTTTGGCAGCTAA